A region of Prochlorothrix hollandica PCC 9006 = CALU 1027 DNA encodes the following proteins:
- a CDS encoding DUF6883 domain-containing protein, whose translation MKLPNGHQAIIPRQKLTLYCLNPEHSSGKHKARVFKAILGITAQNVETLETLIQQAALEGAVAQQSQTPFGSQFKVDWPVPGYENVILRTLWEITEIQPQPRLISAFIK comes from the coding sequence ATGAAGTTACCCAACGGCCATCAAGCCATCATTCCTCGCCAAAAATTAACTCTATACTGCCTAAACCCCGAACACTCTTCTGGCAAACATAAAGCCAGAGTTTTCAAAGCAATCTTGGGAATCACAGCCCAAAATGTAGAAACGCTAGAAACACTGATTCAACAAGCTGCCCTTGAAGGAGCAGTTGCCCAACAATCCCAAACCCCCTTTGGTTCTCAGTTCAAAGTCGATTGGCCAGTGCCGGGATATGAAAACGTGATTCTCAGAACCTTATGGGAAATCACTGAAATTCAACCCCAACCTCGTTTAATCTCTGCCTTTATCAAGTAA
- a CDS encoding DUF4926 domain-containing protein has product MITPQLFDTIATLQPISLDRLHLSEPEIDRIGQLPIGQVGTIVEIYTTQPEPHYLIEFADPQGRAYALATLQAQDFLLLHYELVAA; this is encoded by the coding sequence ATGATAACTCCTCAACTTTTTGACACGATCGCCACCCTCCAACCCATCTCCCTCGATCGCCTACACCTGAGCGAACCGGAGATCGATCGTATTGGCCAACTGCCGATCGGCCAAGTCGGCACGATCGTCGAAATCTACACCACCCAACCCGAACCCCACTACCTGATCGAATTTGCCGATCCACAAGGCCGCGCCTACGCCCTAGCCACCCTCCAAGCCCAAGACTTTCTCCTCCTCCACTACGAACTTGTCGCCGCCTAG
- a CDS encoding tetratricopeptide repeat protein, with the protein MCEPALGANHPSTASSLNGLANLYQSMGRYEEALPLYGRSVEICAQVLGPNHPNTQTVQKNLQNCQNQMTRSPPPSPSTGEANVD; encoded by the coding sequence ATGTGTGAGCCGGCATTGGGCGCAAACCATCCCTCCACCGCCTCCAGTTTGAACGGTTTGGCGAACTTGTACCAGTCCATGGGCCGCTACGAGGAGGCGTTACCTCTGTACGGGCGTTCTGTTGAAATTTGCGCTCAAGTTCTTGGTCCCAACCATCCCAACACCCAAACCGTCCAAAAAAACCTCCAAAACTGCCAAAATCAAATGACCCGATCCCCGCCGCCATCTCCCAGTACGGGCGAAGCAAATGTAGATTAG
- a CDS encoding type II toxin-antitoxin system VapC family toxin has product MILATIMKIYLDTSTLNRIFDDQSQIRIALEAKAVQSILLLLESHTVDLYSSEALTYEISRNPYPERQTFCTQVLQAAQHTQALNPTILERGQFLETHHNLGAIDALHVACAEQMGVDYLITCDDRLIKRYLGSLTLCNPVQFILTITSPHQP; this is encoded by the coding sequence GTGATCCTAGCCACCATCATGAAAATCTACCTCGATACCAGCACCCTCAATCGCATCTTTGACGACCAAAGCCAGATTCGCATTGCCCTAGAAGCCAAAGCTGTTCAGTCCATTCTTCTGCTCCTTGAATCCCATACTGTTGATCTCTACAGTTCCGAAGCCCTCACCTATGAAATTTCCCGTAATCCCTACCCAGAACGACAAACCTTCTGTACCCAAGTTTTGCAAGCAGCTCAACACACCCAAGCCCTCAACCCTACAATTCTAGAAAGAGGACAGTTTTTGGAAACTCATCATAATCTAGGCGCGATCGATGCTCTTCACGTTGCCTGTGCCGAGCAAATGGGCGTAGATTATTTGATTACCTGCGATGATCGCTTGATTAAACGCTATCTCGGCTCTCTTACTCTCTGTAACCCCGTCCAGTTCATTCTCACCATCACCTCCCCCCATCAACCATGA
- a CDS encoding cysteine desulfurase family protein — protein sequence MQIYLDYSATTPPCGAAIDGLQSVLRDQWGNPSSLHHWGQRSALILETARQQVATLVGAEPTEIVFTAGGTEADNLAILGIAQGYDQPQHLIVSAVEHSAVAEPARWLESQGWQVTWLGVDGLGRVNPSDLQGAIQPNTALISVIYGQSEVGTVQPIAELGAIARSAGVPFHTDAVQVAGRLPLDLQTLPVDLLSLSSHKIYGPQGAGALYVRSGLTLQPGLRGGGQERGLRSGTQAVATLAGFGAAAAVAAVGLSGEQGRLAALRDRLFQLLADEPSLRPTGDRHHRLPHHVSFCWHSPDPPRLTGKTLVHHLNLAGIGISAGSACNSGKTMASPVLLAMGYDSVHALGGIRLTLGSSTTAADIDWTALVLRQVIHRLSQW from the coding sequence ATGCAAATTTACCTAGATTACAGCGCCACCACCCCGCCCTGTGGGGCCGCGATCGACGGCCTCCAGTCCGTGTTGCGGGACCAGTGGGGCAATCCCTCCAGCCTGCACCACTGGGGTCAGCGATCGGCCCTGATTCTGGAAACGGCGCGGCAACAGGTGGCCACCTTGGTGGGGGCGGAACCTACGGAAATTGTGTTTACGGCGGGGGGGACGGAGGCGGATAACCTGGCTATTTTGGGCATTGCCCAGGGCTATGATCAGCCCCAGCATTTGATTGTGTCCGCTGTGGAGCATTCGGCGGTGGCGGAACCGGCCCGGTGGCTAGAGTCCCAGGGCTGGCAGGTCACTTGGCTGGGGGTGGATGGCCTGGGGCGGGTCAATCCCTCGGATCTCCAGGGGGCGATACAGCCCAATACGGCGTTGATTTCGGTGATTTATGGCCAAAGTGAGGTGGGGACGGTGCAGCCCATTGCGGAACTGGGAGCGATCGCCCGATCGGCGGGGGTTCCGTTTCACACCGACGCGGTGCAGGTGGCCGGACGGTTACCCCTGGATCTCCAGACTCTGCCGGTGGATCTGCTGTCCCTGTCTAGCCATAAGATCTATGGTCCCCAGGGGGCGGGGGCGTTGTATGTGCGATCGGGTCTGACCTTGCAGCCGGGACTGCGGGGCGGGGGCCAGGAACGGGGACTGCGATCGGGAACCCAGGCGGTGGCGACTCTGGCGGGGTTTGGGGCGGCGGCGGCGGTGGCGGCGGTGGGGTTGTCGGGGGAACAAGGACGGCTAGCCGCGTTGCGCGATCGCCTGTTCCAATTGTTGGCGGATGAACCCAGTTTGCGGCCCACGGGCGATCGCCACCACCGCTTGCCCCACCATGTCAGTTTCTGTTGGCACAGCCCCGATCCCCCCCGCCTGACGGGGAAAACCCTGGTGCATCACCTCAATTTGGCTGGTATTGGCATTAGTGCCGGTTCTGCCTGCAATAGTGGCAAAACCATGGCGAGTCCTGTGCTGTTGGCCATGGGCTATGATTCGGTCCATGCGTTGGGGGGGATCCGCTTAACCCTGGGCAGCAGTACCACGGCGGCGGATATCGATTGGACGGCTCTGGTGCTCCGTCAAGTCATTCACCGCTTGAGCCAATGGTGA
- a CDS encoding tetratricopeptide repeat protein, with product MVPSFLPPFFSVTSLRWLRTRSQFVVGVASALVPSVGLLVAVPVVAQASWVEAALASEVVAQGTQDVGEAGGEAGGEAGGETGGETGGEADDRPDPGLELSPTDDPFDGNGGLSDRVSQQYLDGDFAGALTTLEQLVTTYQTQQDWVQLGEAWNGVGLVQERLEEWDAALLAYQSALETYTQLNLTDPEQGKLGEARTLNNMGGVYTSLEQPTAALGFLERALVLFRELGKVEEEAITLSNAGALYGIMNRPADGIQAFQQALALHKQQGNVDQVIVTLDRLSTLYAQTGAVPEAVRILEQGVTVAQEAEDPATAAAFLSRLGELQTLAGQPPAAIAAYERAFAAAQSAEAVALAFQVLTQWAAVQADGGDRSGAISQYQKALDLVQNASPEFGDTALDQGQLLIQIAALYYEDGQLEAAQQTYDRALILVQPLDVPLAEGQLLRGLGAVALEQGNLDQALTYLEQALERQRQVSITEESDRRAQQQELGLTLNLLGALYQDQGEYDRALTTYQEAMEAQQQGQNLVGQGDTLRNMAVLSLIQGKPGEAANPLLNAIEIWEFISFRSGSLLDPLVEAYQLLQSALVAANQPEGALLGAEQQRSLPYRLQQGWQQGIQALPPSPLTLDSIRQIAQGNNATLVFYDIGTRLPANVAEVSGELAPQLRIWTVLPTGEIVFTEQPLFGEAVANPDTLLELIESSQGEGASAALTPLAALLLAPIEQTLAEAGSTTVVVIPPPLLQGIPYDQLPLGTETLGDRYTLEVAPAIQALVN from the coding sequence CTTCAGAGGTTGTAGCCCAAGGAACGCAGGACGTAGGGGAGGCTGGTGGCGAGGCTGGTGGGGAAGCTGGTGGCGAGACTGGTGGCGAGACTGGTGGGGAAGCTGACGATCGCCCTGATCCGGGGCTGGAACTCTCCCCAACTGACGATCCCTTTGATGGCAATGGGGGTCTGAGCGATCGGGTGTCCCAGCAATATTTAGACGGGGACTTTGCGGGAGCGTTGACCACCCTAGAACAGTTGGTGACCACCTACCAAACCCAACAGGATTGGGTGCAGTTGGGGGAAGCCTGGAATGGGGTGGGTTTGGTGCAGGAACGGCTGGAAGAGTGGGATGCGGCCCTGCTGGCCTACCAAAGTGCCCTGGAAACCTACACCCAACTCAATTTGACCGACCCGGAGCAGGGCAAATTGGGGGAAGCCCGCACCTTGAATAACATGGGGGGGGTATATACCAGTCTGGAGCAGCCCACAGCGGCCTTGGGGTTTCTGGAGCGTGCCCTGGTCTTGTTCCGGGAACTGGGGAAGGTGGAGGAGGAAGCCATTACCCTCAGCAATGCAGGAGCGCTCTATGGGATCATGAACCGCCCTGCCGACGGGATTCAAGCCTTTCAGCAAGCCCTGGCGCTCCACAAACAACAGGGCAACGTGGATCAGGTGATTGTCACCCTCGATCGCCTCAGTACCCTGTATGCCCAAACCGGAGCAGTGCCGGAGGCGGTGCGTATCCTGGAGCAGGGGGTGACGGTGGCCCAGGAGGCTGAGGATCCCGCTACGGCGGCGGCTTTTTTGAGCCGTTTGGGGGAATTGCAAACCCTGGCGGGCCAGCCCCCAGCAGCGATCGCCGCCTACGAGCGGGCCTTTGCCGCCGCCCAATCCGCTGAGGCAGTGGCCCTGGCCTTTCAGGTGCTGACCCAGTGGGCAGCAGTGCAGGCCGATGGGGGGGATCGATCGGGGGCTATTAGCCAATACCAAAAAGCCCTCGACCTGGTGCAAAATGCCAGCCCCGAATTTGGGGACACTGCCCTAGATCAGGGGCAATTATTGATCCAAATCGCAGCCCTGTATTACGAGGATGGGCAACTGGAGGCTGCACAGCAAACCTACGATCGCGCCTTGATCTTGGTTCAACCCTTGGATGTGCCCTTGGCGGAGGGGCAATTGCTGCGGGGCTTAGGGGCGGTGGCCTTGGAGCAAGGCAACTTGGATCAGGCGTTGACCTATCTGGAGCAAGCCCTAGAACGACAGCGGCAAGTCAGCATCACGGAGGAGAGCGATCGCCGCGCCCAACAGCAGGAACTGGGGTTAACCCTCAATTTGCTGGGTGCCCTTTATCAAGATCAGGGAGAGTACGATCGCGCCCTGACCACCTACCAAGAAGCCATGGAGGCCCAGCAACAGGGCCAGAATTTGGTGGGCCAGGGGGATACGTTGCGCAATATGGCGGTGCTGTCCCTGATCCAAGGCAAACCGGGAGAGGCGGCCAACCCCTTATTAAACGCCATTGAGATTTGGGAGTTTATTTCCTTCCGCAGCGGTAGCCTCCTCGATCCCCTGGTGGAAGCCTATCAACTCCTGCAATCGGCTTTAGTGGCGGCGAATCAACCGGAGGGGGCATTGTTGGGGGCGGAACAACAGCGATCGCTGCCCTATCGGCTGCAACAGGGGTGGCAACAGGGCATCCAAGCCCTGCCTCCCTCGCCCTTAACCTTGGACTCCATTCGCCAAATTGCCCAGGGCAATAACGCCACCCTCGTGTTCTATGACATCGGCACCCGCTTACCGGCCAATGTGGCCGAGGTGTCTGGGGAGCTAGCCCCCCAACTGCGGATCTGGACGGTGTTGCCCACGGGGGAAATTGTTTTTACCGAGCAACCCCTGTTTGGGGAGGCGGTGGCTAATCCCGATACCCTGTTGGAGCTGATTGAGTCCAGCCAAGGGGAGGGGGCTAGCGCGGCTTTGACTCCCTTGGCGGCTCTCTTGCTGGCTCCGATCGAGCAAACCTTGGCGGAGGCGGGCAGCACTACGGTGGTGGTCATTCCGCCCCCCCTGCTCCAGGGCATTCCCTACGATCAGTTGCCTTTGGGAACTGAGACGCTGGGCGATCGCTACACCCTGGAGGTTGCCCCCGCGATCCAAGCCTTGGTGAACTAG